GTCGACGTTCGGCGCGGGCCAGAACACGTTGCGCCCGATGGCGCCGGCGCGCTTGACCTCGGCGTACCAGTTGGCCTTGACGGACGGCACGCCGTACACCTTGGAGCCGGGCCCGGCGGCGAGCCGGTCGGCGACCTCCGACTGGACCATCACCAGCGTGCGCTCGATGCTGGGGAAGGTCTCCAGCATGTGCAGCAGCACGGGCACCGCCACGTTGTACGGCAGGTTCGCGACCAGCGCGGTCGGGGCGGGGCCCGGCAGCTCGGTCACCTGCATCGCGTCGGAGTGCACCAGCGCGAAGCGCTCCGCGCGCCGCGGCATGCGCGCCGTGATCGTCGCGGGGAGGGCGGAGGCCAGGACGTCGTCGATCTCGACGGCCGTGACCCGGTCGGCGACCTCCAGCAGCGCGAGGGTGAGGGAGCCGAGCCCCGGGCCGACCTCCACGACCACGTCGTCGGGCCGGACGCCCGCGGTACGGACGATACGGCGGACCGTGTTGGCGTCGATCACGAAGTTCTGACCGCGCTGCTTGGTGGGCCGCACGCCGAGGACCGCCGCCAGCTCACGGATGTCGGCGGGGCCCAGGAGGGCGTCGGAGGCGGGGCTGGTACTCACGGGACAAGGGTACGGGGGTCCACCGACACCCACTGCCCCCGTCAGGCAGGCCACCGGCGCCACCGTCACCGTCATCGCGCCACCGCCACCGCGCCACCGCGCGGCCGTCACCCGTGCAGGCGCGCCCCGCAGTGCGGCCAGGGGCTCGCGCCGCGCCGTACGTACAGCTTCTTCGCCCGGAGCGTCTGCTCCGCGGCCGGCGCGTCCTGCGGTCGCCCGCTGCCGCCCAGCGCCTGCCACGTGCGCGTGTCGAACTGGTACAGCCCGCCGTACGTCCCCGACGGGTCCACCGCGTTCGGCCGCCCGCCGGACTCGCAGACCGCGAGACTCTGCCAGTCCAGGCCCTCGGCGCCGTGCACGGACGTCGGCAGCGGCTTCGTCCCGACCTTCACGACCTGGGCGCGCGGCGCGCGCACCACCTCGGACCTGACCAGCTTCGGCCTCTGCCGTACGCCGTTGACGGTCCGCAGGGTGTACGTGACCCGGCGCAGCCCCTGCTGCCCGGCCTGCTCCACGACCTCCGTGCCCTTGAACAGCGAGGGGTCGTCGGTGCGCCGCACCCCGAACGGGATCGGCTCCTCCCGCACCTCTTTGCTGCCGGTGATCCGCAGCACGGTGACCGTCTGGCCGTCGCGCGGGAAGCTGGCGGGCGCGACGGAGGTGGTGTCCTGGCCGCGCAGGGTGATCCCGGCCTCCTCGACCGCCTCGCGCACGGTCGCCGCGTTGGTGCGGATGGTGCGGGCCCGGCCGTCGGCCATGACCGTGAGGGAGCGCTCGGTGCGCACGTCCAGCGCGAGCCCGGCGCGCCCGATGCGCTGGGTGCGCGCGACGGACAGATACGCGCCCTCGGCGCGCACCCCGAGCTGTTCGAGCGCCCCTTGCACCGTCTGCGCCGTCGTCCACACCTCGTGCGGCTGTCCGTCCAGCGTGAGCCGTACGGGACGCCCGTAGTGGACGGCCACCTCGTCGCCGCTGGCGAGGGCCGTGCCGGGGGCGGGCGCGACCACGTCGTGCGCCCCGACCCGCACGCCCTCCTCCGCCAGCAGCTCGGTCACGTCGTCGGCGAAGGTGTGCAGGGTGCGCGGCTTGCCGTCGACGGTCAGCTCGACGGCCTTGTCCTCGGCGACGAAGGCGGTGGTGCCGCCGGCGAGGAAGGCGACGACGAGCGCCTGCGGCAGCAGGCGGCGCATCGCGGAGTCCGGGCGCTCGGCGTAGCGCGCCCTGCGCCGACGCGCGGCCCGCCGCCCGGCCTCGACCCCGGCCGCCTGACGCGGAAGCACCGCTTCCGGCGCCTCGTAGGCGGGCCGGTACGGGTCCTCGTACGCCTCGTGCGCCGGGTACGTGCCGTACGCCTCGGGGGCCGCGTACACCCCGTACGCCAGCGTCGGCGCGCTGTGCACATCGCCGTACTCGGAAGAGCCGCCGTGCCCGCCGTGCCCGCCGTGCCCGCCGTGCCCGCCGTGCCCGCCGTATTCGCCGTGCCCGCCGTTCTCGTACTCGGTGTACTCGGGGTTCTGTGCGTACTGCGTGTTCTGTGGATAGGGGGAGTTGCTCACGCCGACACGCTCCAGGGGTCCTGAGAGTCCGAAGGGGTCTGGATCGGGCCCCCAGAACCTAGCGGAGCGACCGTCACTCTCCAAAGCGGCACGGCTACCCGGAGTCACGTTCGAGCGGGGCGGCGGGCGGGCGTCAGTAGGCGAACGCGCGGGCCGTGTTCGCCGCGAGGGCGGTCGCCAGGGTGTCCTCGTCGAGGTCCCGCACGGCGGCCAGGGCGCGCACCGTGACCGGAATGAGATAGGGGGCGTTGGGCCGTCCGCGGTACGGGGCCGGGGTCAGGAACGGGGCGTCCGTCTCCACCAGAAGGAGCTCCAGAGGGGCCACCGCCACGGCGTCGCGCAGGTTCTGTGCGTTCTTGAAGGTGACGTTGCCGGCGAAGGACATGAAGTATCCGGCGCGGGCGCAGATCTCCGCCATCTCGGCGTCGCCGGAGTAGCAGTGGAAGACGGTGCGCTCGGGAGCGCCCTCCTCCTTCAGCACGCGCAGCACGTCGGCGTGGGCGTCGCGGTCGTGGATGACCAGGGCCTTGCCGTGCCGCTTGGCGATCTCGATGTGGGCGCGGAAGGAGCGCTCCTGCGCCTCCTTGCCCTCGGGGCCGGTGCGGAAGTAGTCCAGGCCCGTCTCGCCGACGCCTTTGACGTGCGCGAGCGCGGCCAGGCGGTCGATCTCGGCGAGCGCCTCGTCGAGCGCCTCCGCGCCCCCCGGCACGCGGGCCCCCTGCCGGGACCAGCCTCCCCCAGCCCCAGGGGGCTGGGAGGTGACCCCAGGGTCTCCGTGGACGATGCGCGGCGCTTCGTTGGGGTGCAGGGCGACCGTCGCGTGGACGTTCTCGTACGCGGCGGCCGTCTCGGCGGCCCACCGCGAGCCCTTGAGGTCGCAGCCGACCTGGACGACCGTGGTCACCCCGACCGACGCGGCCTTCGCGAGACCCTCCGCCACCGTGCCCGACTGCATGTCGAGGTGGGTGTGGGAGTCGGCGACGGGCACCCGGAGGGGCTCCGGGAGCGGCGGCGCCGCGTTCTTCTCACCGGCGGGAGAGCCGGCGGAACGGCTGGCGGAGCGGCTGGAGGAAGGCATGCCCCGATCCTACGAAAGGGGCACGCCCCGCCGTCGCCCGCGGTCCGCTCAACCTCGCCTTGCGCTGGAGCGGCCCGCTCAACTCGCCTTGCGCTGGAAGGGGTGCAGGAGATCGGACAGATGCCAGTGGTGGTGCGGCTCCCCGGCCTGCGCCTGCGCCTCGGGCCCGTCCGTCGGCCCGTCCGCCGACGCGGTCCGCGACGCCGGTCGCGCCGGGCGCTGCTGCCGGGCCGCGCTCAGCACCGACGAGACCTGTCCGGCGCGCATGATGCGCAGCACGTGTCCGTCGCAGTTCTGGCACGCGGGGCGGCTCAGCGGGGACGGCACGACACGGCCGTCCGCGACGTACTGGACGAACTCGTGGCCGTCGGCGTCGACGTGGTGCTCTATCGCGTACGACTGCTCCCAGCCGTGGCCGCAGCGCATGCAGGCGAAGGCGTACGACTCGTGCACGATCGGCGTCGTCGCCGTGGCGCGCGGGGCGCTCTGCCCTGTGATCTCACTCATGCCAGCTCCTCTTGTCCGCTGGACGAGGGACGCGTGTGCGTGTCCCGTCACCCAGTGGACGCTTCCGGCGGAGCTAATGCATCAGCCCTGTCGACTGTTGGATCCGATTTGGACTTTCCTTGCCATACCGGCCTCGACAGCGGGGGTTTCGCTTTGCCTTTCCCCCTCGCCCTTTGCCCGCCCATGGGGCGCACGCTCATCCGACATGCGCCCTGCTCAGAGGGGGTTCCAGCCCGGTGCGAGCCCCTTCACGGCCCCCTCGTTCCACAGCCCTCCCGGCGTCACAGACCCCCGGCTTTCTTGACCGCGACCACCGCGTCGAACACCGTGCGCTTGGGCAGACCGGCCTCCGCCGCCACCGCCGCGATCGCCTCCTTGCGGCGCTCGCCGGCCTCCTCGCGCACCCGCACCCGCCGGACCAGCTCCGCCGCGTCGAGCTCCTCGGGCCCGCGCTCGGGGGCGCCGGAGACGACGACCGTGATCTCGCCGCGCACGCCCAGCGCGGCCCACTCGGCCAGCTCGCCGAGCGGACCGCGCTTGATCTCCTCGTACGTCTTGGTCAGCTCACGGCAGACGGCCGCCCGCCGGTCGGAGCCGAGGACCTCGGCCATCGCGGCGAGGGTGTCGTCGAGCCGGTGCGGGGCCTCGAAGTAGACGAGGGTGCGCCGTTCCTGCGCGACCTCCCGCAGCCGGGACAGCCGCTCCCCCGCCTTCCTCGGCAGGAATCCCTCGAAGCAGAAGCGGTCGACGGGCAGCCCGGACAGGGCGAGCGCGGTGAGCACCGCGGACGGGCCGGGGACGGCGGTGACCTTCAGGTCCCGCTCGACGGCCGCGGCGACCAGCCGGTACCCGGGGTCGGACACGGACGGCATGCCCGCGTCCGTCACCAGCAGCACGCGCGCGCCGCCGAGCAGCGCCTCGACCAGCTCGGGCGTACGGGCCGTCTCGTTGCCCTCGAAGTACGACACGACGCGCCCCTTGGGCGTCACGCCCAGCGCCTGGGTCAGCCGACGCAGCCTGCGGGTGTCCTCGGCGGCGATGACGTCGGCGCCGGCCAGCTCCTCGGCGAGCCGGGGCGGGGCGTCGGAGAGGTCGCCGATGGGCGTGCCGGCGAGGACGAGGATTCCGGGCGTAGCTGTCACGTTTCCATCCTCGCAGGACCCGTCCACGGGACTCACACAGACCTGTTCCCTACGATGGCGCGGTGACCAGTACCGCGTCCTCCACGGACTCCACGGGCTCCACTGACCACCGGCCCGGCCAGACGCCGCACGCTCCGCACGCACCGCACGACCAGCGGCCGTCGTCGTGGCAGCAGCGGCTGCGCCGATTCGGCTACCGGGCGGAGGCGGAGCCCGCCGGCGACGTCCGGAAGCGGCTGTCGCCGCCGTACGCGCAGCCCGGCCCTCGGCTGTGGCAGGCGCTCGGCGTTCCGCACCGGTGGGCGGAGCGGATCGCGCGCTGGTCGGGCTGGGGCGGTCCGCTGCTGGTCACGCTGCTGGCGGGCGTGCTGCGGTTCTGGAACCTGGGCAGCCCCAAGGCGGTGATATTCGACGAGACGTACTACGCCAAGGACGCGTGGGCGCTGGTCCACCGCGGTTTCGAGGTCAACTGGGACAAGAGCGCCAACGACCTCATCCTCTCCTCGGGCGGTCATGTCACGATCCCGTCGGACGCGGCGTACGTCGTGCATCCGCCGGTCGGCAAGTACGTGATCGGGCTGGGCGAACTGCTCTTCGGGTTCGACCCGTTCGGCTGGCGCTTCATGACGGCCGTGCTGGGCACGCTGTCGGTGCTCCTCCTGTGCCGGATCGGCCGCCGGATCTTCCGCTCGACCTTCCTGGGCTGTCTGGCGGGCGCGCTGATGGCCGTGGACGGGCTGGCCTTCGTGATGAGCCGCACCTCGCTGCTCGACGGGGTGCTGATGTTCTTCGTGCTGGCCGCGTTCGGCTGTCTGGTCGTCGACCGCGACAAGGCGCGCGAGAAACTCGCCGCCGCGCTCGAGCCGGACGTGGACGGCCGCTACCGCCCGGACGCGCACATCGCCGAGACCACGCGCCTGGGGTGGCGTCCCTGGCGCTGGGGGGCGGGCCTGATGCTGGGCCTGGCCATCGGCACGAAGTGGAACGGCCTCTACATCCTGGTCGCGTTCTGTCTGATGGCGGTCCTGTGGGACGCCGGTTCGCGCAAGGTGGCCGGCGCCCGCCACCCCTACCGGGCGGTGCTGAGGCGCGACACGGGCCTGGCGTTCCTGGCCACGGTCCCGGTCGCACTGGTCACGTACGTGGTGTCGTGGACGGGCTGGATCCTCTCCGCCACCGACGGCTCGGGCGGCTACTACCGCGACTGGGCGACTGCGAGCGGCCGGACCAGCAGCTGGTCGTGGCTGTTCCCGGACTGGTGGCTCAGCCTGTGGCACTACGAGCACGAGGTGTACGTCTTCCACACGCACCTGACGTCGCCGCACACCTACCAGTCGAACCCGTGGAGCTGGCTGGTCCTGGGCCGCCCGGTGTCGTTCTTCTACGAGTCCCCCGCACCCGGCGCCGACGGCTGCCCGACGGACGCGGGCGAGAAGTGCGCGCGCGAGGTCCTGGCGATCGGCACCCCGCTGCTGTGGTGGGCGGCCTGCTTCGCCGTCGCCTACGTCCTGTGGCGCTGGCTCTTCCGCCGCGACTGGCGCGCGGGCGCGATCGCCTGCGGCATCGCCGCCGGCTACCTGCCCTGGTTCCTGTACCAGGAGCGCACGATCTTCCTCTTCTACGCGGTCGTCTTCCTGCCGTTCCTGTGCCTGGCGGTGGCCATGATGATCGGCGCGATCGTCGGCCCACCGGGGTCGAGCGACACCCGACGCGTGGCGGGGGCGACGGGCGCGGGCGTGCTGGTGCTGCTGATCGCGTGGAACTTCATCTATTTCTGGCCCCTGTACACGGGGACGGCGATCCCCATCGACAGCTGGCGTTCACGTATGTGGCTGGATACCTGGGTCTAACGATTCCGGAAACTGCCGCCCCTTGGGCCTCCCTTTCCGCTTACTGTGAGCCTGAGCAGAGCTTTCTGAACGCGTTCAGAAATGCCCGCGAGGGCGTCAACGGGGTAGGCAGGACCAACGGGGAGGGTGCGTCGATGCGCAAGGGGGCCAAGGCGGCCATAGTCGGCTCGGTGTTCGCCGTGATGGTGGGCGGGGCCGGCTACGGCGCGTTCAACGTGATCAACGCGTTGAACGAGAGCGGCGAGGGCACGGGGTCGGGCGGGGCGGCCGCCGTGAAGAAGACGGGGCCGCCGAGCGGTTCCGAGGTGAAGGACACCAGCGCCGCGTTCTTCGCGGCCTGGGCGAAGGGCCAGGCCGCTGCGGCGGCCGCGCTCACCAACAACGCCCAGAAGGCGGAGCCGCTGCTGACCTCGTACAGCGGGTCCGCGCACATCACCGGTGTGAAGATCACACCCGGCGCGGCCGTCGGGGACAGCGTGCCGTTCTCGGTGAAGGCGACGGTGTCCTACGAAGGGAAGTCCAAGCCGCTCGTCTACAAGAGCGAGCTGACGGTCGTGCGCGGGGTGACGACGGGGAAAGCGCTGGTGGACTGGGAGCCGTCAGTCGTCCATCCGGACCTGAAGGACATGGACGACACCCTGGTCACCGGCGAGTCGTCGGCGCCGGCGATCGAGGCCGTGGACCGCGACGGCAAGGTGCTGACGAAGGAGAAGTACCCCTCGCTCGGCCCGATCCTGGACGAGCTGCGCGCCAAGTACGGCGACAAGGCGGGCGGCACGGCCGGCGTCGAGCTGGCGGTCCGTCACGCGGCCCCCGGCACCGCCGACACCCCGCTGCTGACCCTCGCCAAGGGCAAGGCGGGCCGGCTGACCACCACGCTCAGCGCGGGCGTGCAGGCGGCCGCCGAGAAGGCCGCGCAGAAGTACGCGGAGTCGTCGGTGGTGGCTGTGCAGCCCAGCACCGGGCAGGTGCTGGCGGTCGCCAACCACCGCGCCGACGCCTTCAACGCGGCGTTCCTGGGCCAGGTCGCGCCCGGCTCCACCATGAAGATCGTCAGCGCGGCCACCCTCATCGACAACGGACTCACCACCGCGAACGGCCCCGCGCCCTGTCCGCCCTCGGCCGTCTCGGAGAGCCAGACCTTCCAGAACCTCAAGGGCATGAAGCCGAACGAGAACGCGACCCTCTCCGAGAGCTTCGCCCGCTCCTGCAACACGGCGTTCGTGAAGTTCGCGGACGAGGTGAAGGTCGACTCGCTGACCAAGGAGGCCCAGGACCGCTTCGGGCTCGGCCGCGACGACTGGAAGACCGGCATCCCGTCCTTCGACGGCTCCGTCCCGGCGTCCGGCGGCCCGGACACCGCGGCCAACCTGATCGGACAGGGCCAGGTCCAGCTGAACCCGCTGAACATGGCGTCGGTGACGGCGACCGCGATGACGGGCGCCTTCCGGCAGCCGGTGATCGTGCCGCTCGGCCTCGACGACCGGGAGCCGGCACGCGCGCGTGGACTGCCGTCGAGCACCGTGCAGCAGCTGCGCGCCATGATGAACCGCACCGCGACCAGCGGCACCGCGGCCGGTGTGATGTCCGGGCTGAGCGGCAGCATCGGCGCGAAGACCGGCTCCGCCGAGGTCGACGGCCAGGCCAAGTCCAACAGCTGGTTCGCCGGCTACCGCAACGACGTCGCCGCCGCCGCGATGACCCAGGACGGCGGCCACGGCGTGGACGCGGCCGGCCCGATCGTCGCGGCCGTCCTGCGGGCGGGAGGCTGACCCCACCGGGCACGGACGGACTCGCCGGGAACGGACGGACTCGTGGGGGTGGTTGACGTCACATATGACGTCCCCCCCACAGGACGGGACTCTAGGGTGGTAGCCGTCGTTGGGGTGAGTGAGGGCAACGAGGGCAGCGGGGCTTGGGGAGCCCCTGGGGATCCGGAGGGATCGCGACAGTGGGCAAGAGAAGGCGCGTCGAAGAGCGACGCAAGAAGCGGCCCGCCGTCGTCGGCGGCATGATCGCCGTCGTCGTCGGCGGCGCCGGGTTCGGCGTCTACGCGCTCTACGGCGGCGGGGCTGCGGCCGACGACGGCTCGACCTCGGCGGCCGCCGGCCAGAAGGCCCCGCGGGTCCGGGCCGATCCACCGTCGGCGGCCGAGACGAAGACCATGGCTACACGGTTCCTGACGGCCTGGCAGCAGGGAAAGGTGGCCCAGGCGGCCGCCTCCACCAGCGACTCCGCCGCCGCCACCGCCCTCCTGACCGGCTACACCAAGGACGCCCACATCACGGACGTCACCCTCACCGCGGGCAAGGCCGGCGGCGCCAAGGTCCCGTTCTCCGTGCAGGGCACGGTGAAGTACAAGGGCGTGAGCAAGCCGCTCACTTACTCCAGCGCGCTCACCGTCGTACGCAACAGCAAGAACGGCAAGGCGCAGATCGACTGGCACGCCGCCGTCGTCCACCCCGACCTCCAGGACGGCGACACGCTCGTCACCGGCGAGGCCGGCACCCCGCCGGTGAAGGCCGTCGACCGGGACGGCGGCGAGCTGACGGCCGCGAAGTACCCCTCCCTGGAGCCGGTCCTGGACGGGCTGCGGGAGAAGTACGGCAAGAAGGCGGGCGGCAAGGCCGGCGTCGAGCTCCAGGTGGTCCGCGGCAAGGCGGCGAAGGCGAAGAAGGCCTCCGACAAGACCCTGCTGGCGCTCAGCAAGGGCACCCCGGGCACCGTGAAGACCACGCTGAGCCCGACCCTCCAGGCGGCCGCCGAACAGCAGGTGGCGAAGACCGCGCGCGCGTCGGTCGTCGTCATGCGCCCCTCGACCGGCGAGATCCTCGCGGTGGCCAACACCGGCCACGGCTTCAACACCGCCTTCAACGGCTCGCTCGCGCCCGGCTCCACGATGAAGGTCATCACGTCGTCGCTGCTCATCGAGAAGGGGCTGGCGTCGGCTGACAAGGTGCATCCGTGCCCGAAGACGTTCACCTACGGCGGCTGGAAGTTCCACAACGACGACGACTTCCAGATCACCGGCGGCACCTTCAAGGCGAGCTTCGCGCGCTCCTGCAACACCGCCTTCATCAGCCAGGCCCCCGACCTGGACGACGACAGCCTGACCAAGCAGGCGCAGCAGGTCTTCGGCCTGTCGATGAACAACTGGGCCATCGGCGTCCCGTCCTTCGACGGGCAGGTGCCGGTGCAGTCCGCCGCCCAGATGGCGGCCTCGCTGATCGGCCAGGGCGGGGTGCGGATGAACCCGCTGAACATGGCGTCGGTCGCCTCGACGGTGAAGGCGGGCTCCTTCCACCAGCCGTACCTGGTCGCCCCGTCCGTCGACGACCGCACGGTGGCCACCGCCTCGCGCACGATGTCCTCGGGCACGCTGTCGCAGCTGCGGGAGCTGATGAACTACACCGCCGCGGCCGGCACCGCCGCCGAGGCGATGGCGGGCCTCGGCCCCGACTACGGCGCCAAGACGGGCTCCGCGGAGGTCGACAACCAGGACAAGCCCAACGGCTGGTTCACCGCCTACCGCGGCGATCTCGCGGCGGCCGGCGTCGTCCAGGCGGGCGGCCACGGCGGCGACACGGCGGGCCCGATCGTGGCGTCGCTGCTGCGCCTGGGCGGCGGCTGACCCGAAGCGGCCCGGGAGCCCCAGCACGGCCCCAGCACGGCCCCAACGCAGCCCTGGGACGGACCGCCACCGGCCGACCGGCTATCGGCCGACCGGCTGCCCCGTCGCCGTGTACGTGCGGCGTAGGAAGCGCAGCAGCGTCTTGGACTCGAACTGCACGACCGAGACGCCGTGCGTGGAGTGGAACTCGACCACGGCCTGCACGCGCCCGCAGGGCCACACGCGCACCTCCCCGGTGCCGGTGGGGGCGCGCAGGCCCTGTTCCAGCAGGGTGCGGTCGAACGTCCACTCGTGCCGGCCGGGCAGCCCGACCATGACCGAGCGGGGATCGTCCTCGGGGTCGTAGCGCAGGACGACGGGGACGGCCGCGCGTTCCTCCTCGACCAGGTCCTCGTCCGTGACGATGTGGGCTCGCGCGTACTGCTCGACTACAGACATCGACCGGCCCTCTCACGCAGCGTGACCTGTGCGGAAGCTGTGCATCCGCTCCCCTCCCAATGTCGCATATTTTCCGGAATGCGCTCCCCTGTGCAGGCGTATCTCACATGTGCGATACACGCGCCGCGCGCGAGGACCAGGATCGAGGACCGGCGTCGAGGGCGAGCGCCGAAGACAAGCCACTCGCTCTTGCGAACCATTCGCATTAAGCCACTATCATCGACGGGTGCACGTACCCGACGGATTCATCAACGCCCCGACCTCCGCCGTGACCGGAGCGGTCGCCGCCGGCGCCATCGCCGTGAGCCTGCGCGGCGCGCGCCGCGAGCTCGACGAGAAGACGGCGCCGCTGGCCGGTCTGGTGGCGGCGTTCATCTTCGCCGTGCAGATGCTGAACTTCCCCGTCGCCGCGGGGACCAGCGGACACCTGCTCGGCGGCGCGCTCGCCGCGATACTCGTGGGTCCCTGCACAGGGATCCTGTGCGTGTCCGTGGTCCTGCTGATGCAGGGCATCCTCTTCGCCGACGGCGGGCTGACCGCCCTCGGCGTGAACGTCACCGACATGGCCATCGTGACGACGGTCGTGGCGTACGCGGTCTTCCGCGGTCTGGTGAAGGTGCTGCCGCGCGGCCGCCGCTCGATCACGGCCGCCTCCTTCGTCGCCGCCGTGCTGTCCGTCCCGGCCGCGGCCGTGACGTTCACGCTCCTGTACTGGATCGGCGGCACCACCGACGTGGCGATCGGCAAGGTCGCCACCGCGATGATCGGCGTGCATGTGCTGATCGGCGTCGGCGAGGCCGCGATCACCGCACTGACGGTCGGCGCCGTGATCGCCGTACGCCCGGACCTCGTCCACGGCGCGCGCGGGCTGGAGCAGAAGCTCCAGTTGCGGGTGAACGGCGTGCTCGTGGACGCGCCCGCGGCCGAGGGGGCGCGCACGACGCCCGTGGCGGCGCGCACCTCGCGCCGCACGCTGTGGGTGACCGGTCTGGTCGCCTCCCTGGTCCTCGCGGGCTTCGTCAGCTTCTACGCCTCCGCGAACCCCGACGGCCTGGAGAAGGTCGCCGCGGACCAGGGCATCGACGCGAAGGCCGAGAAGCACGCGAACGCCGACTCCCCGCTCGCCGACTACGGCGTCGAGGACGTGGAGAACGCCCGCCTCTCCGGCGGCCTCGCGGGCGTCATCGGCGTCGGCACGACCGTCGTCGCGGGCAGCGCCGTGTTCTGGGCGGTGCGCCGACGCCGTACGACCGACGGGTCGCCGTCCGCCGTAGAGAGCGCCTGACGGCGTGGGCGCGGGGCACGCGCATCGGCTGTACCGGCACGGGCACTCGCCCGTGCACGGTCTGCCGCCGCACACCAAGCTCGCCGCCGTCTTCGCCTTCGTGGTGGTCGTGGTGTCGACGCCGCGGGAGGCGATGTGGGCGTTCGGCCTGTACGCCGTGCTGCTCGCCTTCGTCGCGTACCGCGCGCGCGTGCCGGCCGGCTTCCTGCTGAAGCGGCTGCTGATCGAGGTGCCGTTCGTCGCGTTCGCCGTGCTCATGCCGTTCGTGGCGGAGGGCGAGCGGGTGGACGTCCTGGGCCTGTCGCTCAGCGTCAACGGCCTGTGGGGCGCGTGGAACGTACTGGCCAAGGGCACCCTCGGCGTGGCCGCCTCCGTGCTCCTCGCCTCCACCACCGAACTGCGCGAACTGCTCCTGGGCCTGCAACGCCTGAAGCTGCCCCCGCTGCTCGTGCAGATCGCCTCCTTCATGATCCGCTACGGCGACGTCATCACGGACGAGATGCGGCGCATGCGGATCGCCCGGGAGTCGCGCGGCTTCGAGGCGCGGGGCGTACGGCACTGGGGGGTGCTCGCGAAGTCCGCGGGCGCCCTGTTCATCCGCTCCTACGAACGCGGGGAGCGCGTGCACCTGGCCATGGTCAGCCGGGGGTACGCAGGTTCGATGCCGGTGATCGACGAGGCGACCGCGTCCCGGGCCCAGTGGACGTACGCGCTGACCCTGCCGTTCGCCGCCCTCGTCGTCTGCGTGTTGGGATGGGCCCTGTGACCGCTGCCCCTGTGAATGCTGCCTCCGCGACCGCTGACGTGACCGCCTCCCTGGAGGTCTCGGGCCTCGCCTTCGCCTACCCCGACGGCCATCAGGCCCTGT
This window of the Streptomyces sp. NBC_01275 genome carries:
- a CDS encoding ubiquitin-like domain-containing protein — translated: MAYGVYAAPEAYGTYPAHEAYEDPYRPAYEAPEAVLPRQAAGVEAGRRAARRRRARYAERPDSAMRRLLPQALVVAFLAGGTTAFVAEDKAVELTVDGKPRTLHTFADDVTELLAEEGVRVGAHDVVAPAPGTALASGDEVAVHYGRPVRLTLDGQPHEVWTTAQTVQGALEQLGVRAEGAYLSVARTQRIGRAGLALDVRTERSLTVMADGRARTIRTNAATVREAVEEAGITLRGQDTTSVAPASFPRDGQTVTVLRITGSKEVREEPIPFGVRRTDDPSLFKGTEVVEQAGQQGLRRVTYTLRTVNGVRQRPKLVRSEVVRAPRAQVVKVGTKPLPTSVHGAEGLDWQSLAVCESGGRPNAVDPSGTYGGLYQFDTRTWQALGGSGRPQDAPAAEQTLRAKKLYVRRGASPWPHCGARLHG
- a CDS encoding TatD family hydrolase; the protein is MPSSSRSASRSAGSPAGEKNAAPPLPEPLRVPVADSHTHLDMQSGTVAEGLAKAASVGVTTVVQVGCDLKGSRWAAETAAAYENVHATVALHPNEAPRIVHGDPGVTSQPPGAGGGWSRQGARVPGGAEALDEALAEIDRLAALAHVKGVGETGLDYFRTGPEGKEAQERSFRAHIEIAKRHGKALVIHDRDAHADVLRVLKEEGAPERTVFHCYSGDAEMAEICARAGYFMSFAGNVTFKNAQNLRDAVAVAPLELLLVETDAPFLTPAPYRGRPNAPYLIPVTVRALAAVRDLDEDTLATALAANTARAFAY
- the rsmI gene encoding 16S rRNA (cytidine(1402)-2'-O)-methyltransferase, which encodes MTATPGILVLAGTPIGDLSDAPPRLAEELAGADVIAAEDTRRLRRLTQALGVTPKGRVVSYFEGNETARTPELVEALLGGARVLLVTDAGMPSVSDPGYRLVAAAVERDLKVTAVPGPSAVLTALALSGLPVDRFCFEGFLPRKAGERLSRLREVAQERRTLVYFEAPHRLDDTLAAMAEVLGSDRRAAVCRELTKTYEEIKRGPLGELAEWAALGVRGEITVVVSGAPERGPEELDAAELVRRVRVREEAGERRKEAIAAVAAEAGLPKRTVFDAVVAVKKAGGL
- a CDS encoding dolichyl-phosphate-mannose--protein mannosyltransferase; translation: MTSTASSTDSTGSTDHRPGQTPHAPHAPHDQRPSSWQQRLRRFGYRAEAEPAGDVRKRLSPPYAQPGPRLWQALGVPHRWAERIARWSGWGGPLLVTLLAGVLRFWNLGSPKAVIFDETYYAKDAWALVHRGFEVNWDKSANDLILSSGGHVTIPSDAAYVVHPPVGKYVIGLGELLFGFDPFGWRFMTAVLGTLSVLLLCRIGRRIFRSTFLGCLAGALMAVDGLAFVMSRTSLLDGVLMFFVLAAFGCLVVDRDKAREKLAAALEPDVDGRYRPDAHIAETTRLGWRPWRWGAGLMLGLAIGTKWNGLYILVAFCLMAVLWDAGSRKVAGARHPYRAVLRRDTGLAFLATVPVALVTYVVSWTGWILSATDGSGGYYRDWATASGRTSSWSWLFPDWWLSLWHYEHEVYVFHTHLTSPHTYQSNPWSWLVLGRPVSFFYESPAPGADGCPTDAGEKCAREVLAIGTPLLWWAACFAVAYVLWRWLFRRDWRAGAIACGIAAGYLPWFLYQERTIFLFYAVVFLPFLCLAVAMMIGAIVGPPGSSDTRRVAGATGAGVLVLLIAWNFIYFWPLYTGTAIPIDSWRSRMWLDTWV
- a CDS encoding penicillin-binding transpeptidase domain-containing protein codes for the protein MRKGAKAAIVGSVFAVMVGGAGYGAFNVINALNESGEGTGSGGAAAVKKTGPPSGSEVKDTSAAFFAAWAKGQAAAAAALTNNAQKAEPLLTSYSGSAHITGVKITPGAAVGDSVPFSVKATVSYEGKSKPLVYKSELTVVRGVTTGKALVDWEPSVVHPDLKDMDDTLVTGESSAPAIEAVDRDGKVLTKEKYPSLGPILDELRAKYGDKAGGTAGVELAVRHAAPGTADTPLLTLAKGKAGRLTTTLSAGVQAAAEKAAQKYAESSVVAVQPSTGQVLAVANHRADAFNAAFLGQVAPGSTMKIVSAATLIDNGLTTANGPAPCPPSAVSESQTFQNLKGMKPNENATLSESFARSCNTAFVKFADEVKVDSLTKEAQDRFGLGRDDWKTGIPSFDGSVPASGGPDTAANLIGQGQVQLNPLNMASVTATAMTGAFRQPVIVPLGLDDREPARARGLPSSTVQQLRAMMNRTATSGTAAGVMSGLSGSIGAKTGSAEVDGQAKSNSWFAGYRNDVAAAAMTQDGGHGVDAAGPIVAAVLRAGG
- a CDS encoding penicillin-binding transpeptidase domain-containing protein → MGKRRRVEERRKKRPAVVGGMIAVVVGGAGFGVYALYGGGAAADDGSTSAAAGQKAPRVRADPPSAAETKTMATRFLTAWQQGKVAQAAASTSDSAAATALLTGYTKDAHITDVTLTAGKAGGAKVPFSVQGTVKYKGVSKPLTYSSALTVVRNSKNGKAQIDWHAAVVHPDLQDGDTLVTGEAGTPPVKAVDRDGGELTAAKYPSLEPVLDGLREKYGKKAGGKAGVELQVVRGKAAKAKKASDKTLLALSKGTPGTVKTTLSPTLQAAAEQQVAKTARASVVVMRPSTGEILAVANTGHGFNTAFNGSLAPGSTMKVITSSLLIEKGLASADKVHPCPKTFTYGGWKFHNDDDFQITGGTFKASFARSCNTAFISQAPDLDDDSLTKQAQQVFGLSMNNWAIGVPSFDGQVPVQSAAQMAASLIGQGGVRMNPLNMASVASTVKAGSFHQPYLVAPSVDDRTVATASRTMSSGTLSQLRELMNYTAAAGTAAEAMAGLGPDYGAKTGSAEVDNQDKPNGWFTAYRGDLAAAGVVQAGGHGGDTAGPIVASLLRLGGG